A window from Intestinimonas massiliensis (ex Afouda et al. 2020) encodes these proteins:
- a CDS encoding response regulator — MDPYRVLLVDDEEDIRVGISRKMDWAGLGFSLVGEAENGQDALELAEQLRPDVVLTDIKMPFMDGLELCRILTQRLPAAKFVVFSGFDDFEYAKQAIRMNVSEYILKPINAPELSEVLRKLRDQLDTERAQRQDLEILRSRYEESLPVLRELFYAHLLEGRIPAGQVYDRAARLDLDLSGSSWAAALTHFDVPQAQRELLSLSVQQLLDENLGAGTCCAKVFLYNDAIAILASFPQAEAPIYDLIEELDRACKLAKSYLNLTLTVGVGAPCGSPGELSQSAAGARSALDYRVLVGTGRAIYIGDLEPGAEARLAFDENDERELTGAVKLGGEEDIRAAVDRLADKLRRAGLALSQCHLFFLELLTCLLKLTREADLELEAVFGAGFTGAVQITDFSSPEELGTWCLARCLRIRELIGRQRTDSAWRTVEKAKAFIAGHYAESELSVEKLCEHLHLSPAYFSTLFKRETGMSFIAYVTVVRMEKAAELLRGTEDKTYRIAEQTGYLDPNYFSYVFKKHFGVSPTKFRAG, encoded by the coding sequence ATGGACCCCTATCGTGTGCTCCTGGTGGACGACGAGGAGGATATCCGGGTGGGCATCAGCCGGAAAATGGACTGGGCGGGACTGGGCTTCTCCCTGGTGGGGGAGGCGGAAAACGGCCAGGACGCGCTGGAGCTGGCCGAGCAGCTCCGGCCCGACGTGGTGCTCACCGATATCAAGATGCCCTTCATGGACGGCCTGGAGCTGTGCCGCATCCTGACCCAGCGGCTGCCGGCCGCCAAGTTCGTGGTGTTCTCCGGCTTTGACGACTTTGAATATGCCAAGCAGGCCATCCGCATGAACGTGTCGGAGTATATCCTCAAGCCCATCAACGCCCCCGAGCTGTCCGAGGTACTGCGCAAGCTGCGGGACCAGTTGGATACCGAGCGGGCCCAGCGCCAGGATCTGGAGATCCTGCGCAGCCGCTATGAGGAGAGCCTGCCTGTCCTGCGGGAGCTGTTTTATGCCCACCTGCTGGAGGGACGCATCCCTGCCGGGCAGGTCTACGACCGGGCGGCCCGGCTGGACCTGGACCTGAGCGGGAGCTCCTGGGCGGCGGCCCTCACCCACTTCGACGTGCCCCAGGCCCAGCGGGAGCTGCTCTCCCTGTCGGTGCAGCAGCTTTTGGACGAGAACCTGGGCGCGGGGACCTGCTGCGCCAAGGTGTTCCTCTACAACGACGCCATCGCCATCCTGGCCAGCTTTCCCCAGGCCGAGGCCCCCATCTACGATCTCATTGAGGAGCTGGACCGGGCCTGCAAGCTGGCCAAGAGCTATCTGAATTTGACCCTGACCGTGGGGGTAGGCGCCCCCTGCGGCTCGCCGGGGGAGCTGTCCCAGTCGGCGGCGGGGGCCCGCAGCGCGCTGGATTACCGGGTGCTGGTGGGTACGGGCCGGGCCATCTACATCGGAGATTTGGAGCCCGGTGCGGAGGCCCGCCTGGCCTTTGACGAAAACGACGAGCGGGAGCTGACCGGAGCGGTGAAGCTGGGCGGCGAGGAGGATATCCGCGCCGCGGTGGACCGCCTGGCGGACAAGCTCCGGCGGGCGGGGCTGGCCCTGTCCCAGTGCCACCTCTTCTTCCTGGAGCTGCTCACGTGTCTGCTGAAGCTCACCCGGGAGGCCGATCTGGAGCTGGAGGCCGTCTTTGGCGCCGGCTTTACCGGTGCGGTGCAGATCACCGACTTCAGCTCGCCAGAGGAGCTGGGGACCTGGTGCCTGGCGCGCTGCCTGCGCATCCGGGAGCTCATCGGCCGGCAGCGGACCGACTCGGCCTGGCGGACGGTGGAGAAGGCCAAAGCCTTTATCGCCGGGCATTACGCCGAGAGCGAGCTGTCGGTGGAGAAGCTGTGTGAGCACCTCCACCTGAGCCCGGCCTATTTTTCTACGCTGTTCAAGCGGGAGACGGGCATGAGCTTCATCGCCTATGTGACGGTGGTGCGCATGGAGAAGGCGGCCGAGCTCCTCCGGGGTACCGAGGACAAGACCTACCGGATTGCCGAGCAGACCGGCTATCTGGACCCCAACTATTTCAGCTATGTGTTCAAAAAGCATTTTGGCGTCTCTCCCACCAAGTTTCGGGCGGGGTGA
- a CDS encoding galactose/methyl galactoside ABC transporter permease MglC, which translates to MSKESKALERQAWDAKRVGNLLLNNALLILMIIAVIYIAVVNPNFLKPASIINILSQTAAYLPAALGIGGCIVLTGTDLSAGRIVGLTACISASLLQSAANLANKMWPEIGTLPIWVVIPVAMLIGAAFGAFNGFFVAKFKLHPFIVTLGTQLIVYTLLLLYVQMGNNKGMAISNLDASYTDFVKGELFRVGDTPVPRYVLFAVILTLIMWFIWNKTTFGKNMFALGANEEAARVSGVNVFLTTILVFALAGAMYGFTGFIEGARIGSNTANTGFNYELDAIAACVIGGVSFVGGIGKIRGVMVGVLMLRLIFIGLSMMKVDPNLQYLIKGGIILFACALDMRKYLVKK; encoded by the coding sequence ATGAGTAAAGAATCCAAGGCCCTGGAGCGGCAGGCGTGGGATGCCAAGCGGGTGGGCAACCTGCTGCTGAACAACGCCCTGCTCATCCTGATGATCATCGCCGTGATCTACATAGCCGTCGTAAACCCGAACTTTCTGAAACCCGCCTCCATTATCAACATTCTGTCCCAGACGGCGGCCTATCTGCCTGCCGCATTGGGGATCGGCGGCTGCATCGTGCTCACCGGCACCGACCTGTCCGCCGGCCGTATCGTGGGCCTGACCGCCTGCATCTCGGCCTCCCTGCTCCAGAGCGCCGCCAACCTGGCCAACAAGATGTGGCCGGAGATCGGCACCCTGCCCATCTGGGTGGTCATCCCTGTGGCCATGCTCATCGGCGCGGCCTTCGGAGCCTTCAACGGCTTCTTTGTGGCCAAGTTCAAGCTCCATCCCTTCATCGTCACCCTGGGCACCCAGCTCATCGTCTACACCCTGCTGCTGCTCTACGTGCAGATGGGCAACAACAAGGGCATGGCCATCTCCAATCTGGACGCCAGCTATACCGACTTTGTCAAGGGCGAGCTCTTCCGCGTGGGCGACACCCCGGTGCCCCGGTATGTGCTCTTCGCCGTTATCCTGACGCTCATCATGTGGTTCATCTGGAATAAGACCACCTTCGGCAAGAACATGTTCGCCCTGGGCGCCAACGAGGAGGCCGCCCGTGTCTCCGGCGTCAACGTATTCCTGACCACCATCCTGGTCTTTGCCCTGGCCGGCGCCATGTATGGCTTCACCGGCTTCATCGAGGGTGCCCGGATTGGCTCCAACACCGCAAACACCGGCTTCAACTACGAGCTGGACGCCATTGCGGCCTGCGTCATCGGCGGCGTCAGCTTCGTCGGCGGCATCGGCAAGATCCGCGGCGTTATGGTGGGCGTGCTCATGCTGCGGCTGATTTTTATCGGCCTGAGTATGATGAAGGTGGACCCCAACCTACAGTACCTCATCAAGGGCGGCATCATCCTGTTTGCCTGCGCGCTGGACATGCGCAAATACCTGGTCAAGAAATAA
- a CDS encoding sugar ABC transporter ATP-binding protein: protein MDQPALLEMKGISKEFPGVKALDNVSLKVRPGTVHALMGENGAGKSTLMKCLFGIYNKDSGTIVLDGKEVNFKSSKEALENGVAMVHQELNQALTRSVQDNLWLGRYPKVGGIMVSEAVMRKRTKEIFDELEVKVNPSTTMSAMPVSQRQMVEIAKAVSYDAKVIVFDEPTSSLTEVEVEHLFRIINMLKAKGCGIIYISHKMEEILRISDEVTIMRDGTWVATRPAKELTMEEIIKLMVGRELTNRFPPKTNVPGEVILEVEHLAGKYTRLKDASFQLRKGEILGIAGLDGSGRTEVLENLFGAMTKAGGTIKLHGRVIRNRTPRESIKNGFALLTEERRATGIFGIRDIRENTVISNLKNYLVGGVCLSDKKMEEDTKWAIEAMHIKTPSQKTQIRSLSGGNQQKVIIGRWLLTKPEVLLLDEPTRGIDVGAKYEIYQLIIDLANEGKGVIMVSSEMPELLGVCDRILVMSGGQLAGEVDAKNTSQEEILTLAAKYV, encoded by the coding sequence ATGGATCAGCCGGCACTGCTGGAAATGAAAGGCATCAGCAAGGAATTTCCCGGCGTCAAAGCTCTGGACAATGTATCCCTGAAGGTCCGGCCCGGCACGGTGCACGCCCTGATGGGAGAGAACGGCGCAGGCAAGTCCACCCTGATGAAGTGCCTGTTCGGCATTTATAACAAGGACAGCGGCACCATCGTCCTGGATGGCAAGGAAGTCAACTTCAAGAGCTCCAAAGAGGCCCTGGAGAACGGGGTGGCCATGGTGCACCAGGAGCTCAACCAGGCCCTGACCCGCAGCGTGCAGGACAACCTGTGGCTGGGTCGCTACCCCAAGGTGGGCGGCATCATGGTCAGCGAGGCCGTCATGCGCAAGCGCACCAAGGAAATCTTTGACGAGCTGGAGGTCAAGGTAAACCCCAGCACCACCATGTCTGCCATGCCCGTGTCGCAGCGGCAGATGGTGGAGATCGCCAAGGCCGTCTCCTACGACGCCAAGGTCATTGTCTTTGACGAGCCCACCTCCTCCCTGACGGAGGTGGAGGTGGAGCACCTGTTCCGCATCATCAATATGCTCAAGGCCAAGGGCTGCGGCATCATCTACATCAGTCACAAAATGGAGGAGATCCTCCGCATCAGCGATGAAGTGACCATCATGCGCGACGGCACCTGGGTGGCCACCCGGCCGGCCAAGGAGCTGACCATGGAGGAGATCATCAAGCTGATGGTGGGACGGGAGCTCACCAACCGCTTCCCGCCCAAGACCAACGTGCCCGGCGAAGTCATCCTGGAGGTGGAGCACCTGGCGGGTAAGTACACCCGCCTAAAGGACGCATCCTTCCAGCTCCGCAAGGGGGAGATTCTGGGCATCGCCGGCCTGGACGGCTCCGGCCGTACCGAGGTGCTGGAGAATCTGTTCGGCGCCATGACCAAGGCGGGCGGCACCATCAAGCTCCATGGCCGGGTCATCCGGAACCGGACCCCCCGGGAGTCCATTAAAAACGGCTTTGCCCTGCTCACTGAGGAGCGCCGGGCCACCGGTATCTTCGGCATCCGGGACATCCGGGAGAATACGGTCATTTCCAACCTGAAAAACTATCTGGTGGGCGGCGTCTGCCTCAGCGACAAGAAAATGGAGGAAGACACCAAGTGGGCCATCGAGGCCATGCACATCAAAACCCCCAGCCAGAAGACCCAGATCCGCTCGCTGTCCGGCGGCAACCAGCAGAAGGTCATCATCGGCCGCTGGCTGCTGACCAAGCCGGAGGTGCTGCTGCTGGACGAACCCACCCGCGGCATCGACGTGGGCGCCAAGTATGAGATCTACCAGCTCATCATCGATCTGGCCAACGAGGGCAAGGGGGTTATCATGGTGTCCTCCGAGATGCCGGAGCTGCTGGGCGTCTGCGACCGCATCCTGGTCATGTCGGGCGGCCAGCTAGCCGGAGAGGTTGACGCTAAAAATACCAGCCAGGAGGAAATCCTCACCCTGGCTGCCAAATATGTTTAA
- a CDS encoding galactose ABC transporter substrate-binding protein, which translates to MKKKLALVLAAVLMFAAFAGCSGSGSGSSASPSPSASAPAESQPAQAGELNVAVFYYNYSDVYISSVRNNMDEMLTALGVNYDNFDGAGNQSQQTDQINTALANGANLLIVNIVETSSPDAAQNAVNAAKDAGIPIIFFNREVSDDVVNSYDKCAFVGTDAPEAGHMQGKLIGEYLLANYEAVDLNGDGVISYVMFKGQEGNAEAEARTQFGVEDADTVLTEAGKPALAYYAGDVDTKYQVDQNGAWSAAAAVAYMDTILAEYSEANGNMVELIIANNDDMALGAISSLQTAGYNLGDGSSKTIPVFGVDAIASAKQAIDEGKMTGTIMQDAAGMAETITTLVGNIKDGAALMDNTGDLNVDEGVAKIRVPYGVYTAE; encoded by the coding sequence ATGAAGAAGAAACTTGCTCTTGTTCTTGCAGCCGTTCTCATGTTTGCCGCCTTCGCCGGCTGCTCCGGCAGCGGCTCCGGCAGCAGCGCCTCTCCCTCCCCCTCCGCCTCTGCTCCTGCGGAGAGCCAGCCCGCTCAGGCCGGTGAGCTGAACGTGGCCGTGTTCTACTACAACTACTCCGACGTGTACATCTCCAGCGTCCGCAACAATATGGACGAGATGCTGACCGCCCTGGGCGTCAACTACGACAACTTTGACGGCGCCGGCAACCAGTCCCAGCAGACCGACCAGATCAACACCGCGCTGGCCAATGGCGCCAACCTGCTGATCGTCAACATCGTGGAGACGTCCTCCCCGGACGCCGCCCAGAACGCTGTGAACGCCGCCAAGGACGCCGGCATTCCCATCATCTTCTTCAACCGCGAGGTCTCCGACGACGTGGTGAACAGCTATGACAAGTGCGCCTTCGTGGGCACCGACGCCCCCGAGGCCGGCCACATGCAGGGCAAGCTCATCGGCGAGTACCTGCTGGCGAACTATGAGGCCGTGGATCTGAACGGCGACGGCGTCATCTCCTATGTCATGTTCAAGGGCCAGGAGGGCAACGCCGAGGCCGAGGCCCGTACCCAGTTCGGCGTGGAGGATGCCGACACCGTCCTGACCGAGGCCGGCAAGCCCGCGCTGGCCTACTACGCCGGCGACGTGGATACCAAGTATCAGGTTGACCAGAACGGCGCCTGGTCCGCCGCCGCCGCCGTGGCTTACATGGACACCATCCTGGCCGAGTACTCTGAGGCCAACGGCAACATGGTCGAGCTGATCATTGCCAACAACGACGACATGGCACTGGGCGCCATCTCCTCCCTGCAGACCGCCGGCTACAACCTGGGCGACGGCAGCAGCAAGACCATCCCCGTCTTCGGCGTGGATGCCATCGCCTCCGCCAAGCAGGCCATCGACGAGGGCAAGATGACCGGCACCATCATGCAGGACGCCGCCGGCATGGCCGAGACCATTACCACCCTGGTGGGCAACATCAAGGACGGCGCCGCCCTGATGGACAACACCGGCGACCTGAACGTGGACGAGGGCGTGGCCAAGATCCGTGTGCCCTACGGCGTGTACACCGCCGAATAA